One Phycisphaerae bacterium genomic window, GCCAAAATGTCGTCGCAAATTTCCACTCAGGTCTATCCCGATGGAGTCCAAAAAGAACTGACCGGTCATTATCATCTGGCTTCATTGCAGGATGGCTTCCAGCTTTTTGCCGATTTAGTAAGCCATTCCAAAAAGACAGTACCTGCTGAATATAATCAGCGTCTTGAGCAAATGTGGAACTATGTGGCCTGTTCAATGCGGCCTGATGGTTATGGTCTGCTTAATAACGATTCGGACAGAGATTTCAACAGGGATATAGTACTCAAATACGCCGAAATTTTAAATCGGCCGGATTGGCAATGGATTGCCTCTAACGGTAAGCTTGGCAAAGTACCGGCAGGGCAGCCTTCGATTGTTTTCCCATGGGCAGGCCAGCTTATAATGCGCAACAGCTATGCCGCTGATGCTCAATGGGCGTTTTTCGATTTCGGACAATTGGGAACTGGAGGCCACTTTCATGATGACAAACTCCACCTCTCTGTTGCTGCTTTCGGCAGGGATATTCTTGTTGATAGCGGCCGATACGCTTACCGCCTCAGCCCAGCCCGCAATTATGTTGTCAGCACAGCCGCTCACAATACTATTCTTATTGACAGCCGGGGTCAGAAACATTGTGAACGTGAAACCAGGGTGGTAAAAGATAACGTTCTGATAAGCAAAGACTATGATTACGCGCGAGGCATTTTTGACAGTGGCTACGTTAATATCGAAGGTCAGGTCTCGCACACTCGCGCAGTTGTTTATCTAAGAAATAATTGCTGGATTGTCGTGGACAGGATTGATACGGACCGGCCGCGAAATATTCAGGCGTTGTGGCACTGGCATCCGGAATGTACGGTTAAGATTGAAGATGACTCTTCCACGGTTTCCGTGGATACTGATAAAGGCAACCTTCGCATTGTGCCCATAAGTAAGCTTAACTGGAAAACGGATTTGGTCAAAGGCCGCGGCGAACCGAATATGCAGGGTTGGTACAGCAGAGAATATAATCAATTCGTTCCCTCAATAGTGTCGATATACTCAGCAGGAATCGAAAAGACTTCTGTCTTTGCATGGCTGCTCGTTCCTGCAATGGGTAAAGTTCCGATGGCGGAAGGTAAAATTATTTCTGTCGAAGATGACAGTGTGGTACTGGAAATTGCCTCCGATGATAAAGTTCCGATGGAATTAAAAATTCCGCTTGCCGGTCTGCTTACAGTAGAAATAAAATCGTAATGTTAGATAAATTGGAAACAGGAAAGTTATTATGTTGAATCGTCGTGATTTTTTACATGCAGGTACACTTTGTGCGGCATCTTTTGTTATTGGGTGCCGACAACCGCAATTTCTTAAATCTTCAAACAAAAATCCACCAAATATTCTTTTTATAATGGCCGACGACCATGCTATCGGGGCGATGAGTTGTTATGGCAGCCGAATCAACACAACTCCTAATATCGATCGTCTGGCAAACGAAGGAATGCGATTTCAAAACTGCTTCTGCACTAATTCGATATGCGCTCCAAGCCGTGCGGTTATTCTGACCGGCAAATATAGCCACATTAATGGCAAGATTGACAATATGGCTCCTTTTGACGGAACCCAGCAAACATGCCCCAAATTGCTCCGTAAGGCAGGCTATGAGACTGCAATGATTGGTAAATGGCATTTGGAAAGCGATCCTACCGGTTTTGATCATTGGGAGATTCTTCCGGGTCAGGGGTTCTATTATAATCCCGTCTTTCGCCAAATGGATGGCTCACGTAAACGCTATCAAGGCTACTGTACCGATCTTATCGCGGATTTCTCGATAGATTGGCTTGAGCAGCGCCGAGATAAAAGCAAACCATTTTTACTGATTAGCCAGCATAAAGCTCCTCATCGCTGCTGGTCGCCGCCTGCCCGTTATTTCGATAAATACAAAGAAGGAACGATTCCGGAACCTGCTACATTGTTTGACGATCATTCCGGCCGTTCAAAAGCGTCATCGCAAAGCGAAATGTCTATAAGAAAACATTTCAGTTGGTCGCACGATATGAAATTCAAAGGTGAAAATCTGTTTCCGGAATATTTCACATCTGATTTGCAGCATACGGAATACAACCGAATGACGCTGAAGGAGAAAAAACAATGGGACGATTGGTACGAGCCAAGAAATCAGGAATTTATTGCGCAGATGAAGGCCGGCAAATTGAGCGAAAAAGATATTGTTCGCTGGAAGTATCAGCGTTATATGCACGATTATCTGGGGAGCATTGCCGCAGTTGATGATAGTGTCGGACGAATGCTGGATTACCTGGATAAAAATGGATTGGCGGATAACACCATCGTTGTTTATACATCCGATCAGGGGTTTTTCCTGGGCGATCACGGCTGGTTCGACAAACGGTTTATGTATGAGGAATCATTACGAATGCCGCTGCTGATGCGCTGGCCGAAAAAGATAAAAGCCGCCGCTGTCTCGCAGGAGATAGTTCTGAACCTGGACTTTGCCTCCACTTTTCTTAATGCGGCACACACGGCAATCCCTCAGGATATTCAGGGGCAGAGCATTGTCCCGATTCTTGAAGGCCATCATCCATCCGACTGGCGCAATGCTATGTATTATCATTTTTATGATTTTCCGGCCATTCATCAGGTCAAACGCCATTACGGAATACGTACCGAACGCTATAAGCTGATTCATTTCTACTACGACGTAGATGTCTGGGAACTATACGATTTGCAAACAGATCCTGATGAACTCAAAAATCTCTATGATGATCCTGAATACGGCGATATTGTAAAACGGCTCAAAAACCAATTGGAACAATTGAGAACACATTATGGCGACAGCGATGAGTTGAACCAAAAGTTTTTGCCGAAAACATAAAAAAATTAATATTAGGATAAAAATATGTATAACTATCTGAACTTTGCAGTGCGGCGTCTTTTCTGTTTCACAGGTCTGTGCCTGATATCATTCACCCTATATGCTAATGCTCAGGACATCATAAATCCTTTTGAACAGGCCGGCGACTGGCATAAAGCCGCTCTCCACGTCCATACGTCAACCAGTGTCGGCGATGTTAATGTTGCAATACGTATTGCGCAATACCGTGCAAAGGGTTTTGATGTGGTTTTTGTTACCGACAAAACAAAGACAAACGACTTGAGCGGATTTAACAATAAAAAATTTCTTGCCATTAACGGGCTGGAACTTACCACCACTGCATCGCCGTGCCATTTTTTATGCCTGAATACCCCGCGTAGTCTGAAACTGGCAGATAATATTCCCGGCCAGCAGCTTATCAATGAAGTTAAACGCTCCGGCGGAGAAGTAATTATCGCTCATCCATATTGGAATAATATCACATTGCAGCGGCTTCTTGAACTTCAGGATTATATTGGAATTGAGGTTTACAACGCTGTCTGTGACAAAAGCAACGCAAGAGGCTACGGTAATGTTCATTGGGACCAGCTTCTTAACCAGAAACGCTATCTGCCTGCTATCGCGGTTGATGATACGCACAAAGACGGAAGTATCCTTGCTCTCGGATGGATTATGATTAAAACCAAAGAACTTACTGCGGAATCTGTTATGAATTCACTGCGCAGCGGTTGTTATTACGCATCCTGCGGCCCGACTATCGAAGATTTCAAAATTGAAAATGGTTTTGTGAATATTAAATGTTCACCGGCTGTGCAAATTAATTTCTTTGCGAGTGCGCATCTTGGTCGCGTTATCCGCCCAAAAGATGGTAATTCACTTACTGAGGCCCAGTGGAAATTTTCACCAAACTGTGGTTTTGTAAGGGCGGAGGTAATTGATGCGCAAGGCAACCATGCATGGACAAACCCTATTGTAATAAAAGCAACTGACAATCAGGCAGGCATACAGAAAAAAAATAAAACTGTTAAAAATCGGAAGCGAGGTAATAATGCTCAGCAAAACAAGTAAACTAATTCTATTCTATATATGTATTTTGAATACATCGGCACATTGTGTGACAATCGGCTCATGGGTTCCGCTTTTCAAAGGTGTTGACCGTGCGACAGGCAGCTCCGATGGGGTCCCCAGGCCGGAAATAGTCAACGCCATTCGCATTGACCTCTATGACCCCAATATACGTTTTATAGCAACACCCTCGAACGGTGCCGCTTCAAGAGAAACTAACACTCAAACAGGCCTGCAGTTTATGATTTCTTCGCAGGCACAGATAGGACTTAATACCAGTTTCTTTAATCCGGTCGGCGAATCGACTGCTGATCTTGATGGTTTTGCCATGAGTGAGGGACAAATTGTATCCCAACTGGAAAACCTGGCATCTCGCCTCGGAGTCAGCCCCGGCACATTAATGATTACTCCTGCTAATGTTGCTCATTTTCAGGTGACTTTGCCTACAACGAATCTGACTGGCTGTTGGACTGCTGTTGAATCATGGCCGTATTTCCTCAAAAATAATACCAATTCCGGCGATGCCGCCTGTGCAGCAGAACCTCGAACCGCCATTGGCATAACGCAAAACAACAGGTATCTTATCATAATCACCATAGACGGACGACAGACCGGCATTAGTGAAGGGGGAACGTTATGGGAAGCGGCTCAGTGGCTCAAGCGTTTTGGCGCATGGAATGGGTTAAGCCTCGATGGCGGCGGTTCGACACATTTATGGATTTCACAATATGGCGGCAGTACTTATGCTCTTAACAGTCCTTCGGAAAACCGTGCGGTCGGCAATCATCTGGGCGTTTATGCCGCACCATTGAACCCAATCATTTATAGCCAATCTTATGTGTACGCATCCTTTGAGGACAACAACGAATCCACGTTCAATCAAAGCCTCACTCTTTCAGGTACTACTGTCGGTGTCGATGCAGTTTCATCCGCAACGGCAGTAAACACACAAAATTATCAGGGATCCTGGTCACAGCAGCTTTCAATTATTGATAACCCGGCCCAGTCCGGCGGCTGGTTTGTCAGACATCTGTCCGGCGTTGGTGAGCGATCAAATAACACTGTCCGCCCAGCTAATGGTTTTGTCGGTTTCTGGGCCAAAACGACTACCACGGGTTGTGAAATAACTATTGCTCTTGATGATACGTATAATATTACCGCCGACCGAGGCGTATTCAAATCTATGGTTTCGGACGGCAATTGGCATTTATATGAATGGAATCTTGAAAATGCCGGTGACTGGCAGGCATGGGCCAGTGGCAATGGCGTCATAAATTCACGGGATTTCACAATCGACTCTATTCAGATTCGTAATAATGCAGATACCGACGCTGTGATATATATCGATGAAATTGCACATTCCAGCCGCATAAGCCTCGCATATCTCTTCGCTGCCAAAGGAGATTTTGAACCTGATGGAGATGTTGATTTCTCTGATTTTGCGTTTTTAGCTCAACGCTGGCTGTCAACGTCACAGGATGCTGGTTTTGAGCGATATTACGATATTTCCGAACCAGACGATGATTTGATTAACATGCGGGATATTTTAGTTTTTGCTGAGAATTGGCTTAGTGGCACTGAATGATGATGATAGATTGTTAAATTTTTGGAATTATTATTATAACGGAGTTTTAATGAGTCTTCCTCGATGTGAATATCCTCGTCCGCAATGGGTTCGTGATAAGTGGTTTTGTTTAAATGGTAAGTGGGAATTCGAAATTGATAATGATGATGACGGGATAGAAAGAGGGCTTGTCAACCGTCAGTTAAAGAAAAATATAATTGTGCCATTCTGTCCCGAGTCCGAACTTTCAGGAATCGGTTTCACAGGCTTTATGAAAGCGGTCTGGTATCGTAAAGAAATCGAGATACCTTCCAACTGTGTCGGTAAAAAAATATTGCTGCATTTTCAAGCAGTTGATTACGATGCAACAGTATGGGTTAATGGAATTGAAGCCGCCCGCCATCGCGGTGGTTGGTCCGGCTTCACTATAGACCTGAGCCTGTTCGTAAAGCCAGGCGACAAAACAGTAATTACTGTTCGCGCCAGAGACGATATGAAGCAGGCGATGCCCAGAGGCAAACAGTCGATGGAACTTGAAAACCATGATTGCGTATATACGAGGACGACGGGTATATGGCAAACCGTTTGGATAGAAGCTGTTGGCGAACGTTATCTCAAGCGGCCTAAAATAACACCTTTTGAGCTTAATTCGTTTTCAATCGAACAGAGTATTGAGGGTGATCCAAAAGGTCTTAGCGTCAAAGTTACAATCAAAGATGCAAATGGGAAAATCGCAGACCATGTGTGCAAATTTAATTGCTTAAATTCCGCTGTTTTTACGATTGCTATTCCCCAACACAAGATACGGCTTTGGTCGCCTGAAAATCCATTCCTTTACGACCTGGATGTTGAGTTAATTGATCAGCAAGGCAAAATCATAGATTCTGCCAAAAGTTATGCGGGGCTGAGGAATATAACCATCGAGGGCAAAGCAGTTAAGATTAACGGCAAGTCGATATTCCAGCGATTAGTGCTCGACCAGGGGTATTATCCCGATGGCATCATGACGGCACCTACTGAAGAAGCATTGATCCGTGATATCGAACTTTCGCTCAAGGCGGGATTTAATGGAGCGAGACTTCATCAAAAAGTATTTGAAGAAAGATTTCTTCATCACTGCGACAGATTGGGTTATTTGGTATGGGGTGAATTCGGAGATTGGGGCCTGACCCATGGCGTTATTGACGAAGGTTATAACCAGCCCGGAGCAGCGATTGTTTCACAGTGGATGGATGTATTAGAAAGAGACTATTCGCATCCAAGTATTATCGGGTGGTGCCCCCTCAATGAGTTGCTGCAAGTCATCGAGGATAAATACACATTTCTCAATGATGTTACCAGGGCGCTGTTCCAGGTTACAAAAGGTTATGATAAAACAAGACCTGTGATTGATGTTTCGGGTTTTTCACATAGGGTATTTGAGACGGATATTTACGACAGCCATCTTTATGTTCAGAATCCAGACCTGTTTTCTGAAATGATGTCGCCTCTTGCACAGAACAGGCCGTTCATTAACACCGAATTCGGCTGCAATATTGATTCGGATATGACAGGCAGGGCCGTTTCCGTTCCATATAGAGGCCAGCCATATTTTGTCAGTGAATTTGGCGGGATATGGTGGAATGAAGAAGAAGCGTTGAAATCTCAAATTGATACCGGCAACAGGAATGAGTCATGGGGTTACGGCGGCAGGCCCAAAACCATAGATGAATTTTATAAAAGGTTTGAAGGCTTATGCACGGTACTGTTGAAAAATAAAGATATGTTCGGATACTGTTATACGCAATTAACTGATGTATTCCAGGAACAAAATGGAATTTATAATTTTGATCGCAGCCCGAAATTTGATATAGCAAAAATTCGGGCAGTTCAACGGCAAAAAGCAGCGATAGAAGCTTTTGCCTCGCGGTGATTTTATAATTTTTGTTAGAAAAGATAAAAAACAATCTAAATGATAAAAAATCAAGGGAAAGTGGTAATGCAAAATAAAGCTTTGAAGATGCAATTAAAGAAGGGTTTTGAAGAAGAGTACAGGAAACGGCATGATGAGATATGGCCTGAATTAAAAAAGGAAATAACGGCAGCAGGTATTTCAGATTATTCTATTTTTCTGGATGAAGAGATACTGACCCTTTTTGCCGTGCAGAAATTAGCGGAAAATAATACCGCAGATAAATTGCCCCAGACGGAGATATTGAAAAAATGGTGGAAATACATGGCCGATATAATGGAAACAAATCCTGATAATTCTCCGGTTTGTAAACCTCTCAAAAAAGTTTTCCACATGGATTAAGAATAGAAAAGAATAACAAATGACAATGCCGCAACCTTTTACAAGAATAGCTATATTTGAAAAGCTTGGATACGGAATGTTTATTCACTGGGGTCTATATTCCCAACTTGGACGAGGTGAATGGGTCAGGTTTATTGAAAACATTCCGGCGGAAGAATATATCAGGCTCAAAGACTCTTTTACTGCGAATGAATTTGATGCAAATGCAATAGCCAAGCTGGCAAAAAAAGCAGGAATGAAATACGCATGCCTTACGGTTCGTCATCATGATGGATTTTCTTTGTATAATACAAGAGGTCTCAGTGATTTTGATGCGATGCATAGCCCTGCAGCTCGCGATATTGCAGCAGAGTTTGCTAATGCCTGCCGTAACGAAGGCATTGCACCTTTTTTTTATCATGCAACTTATGATTGGCATCAGAAAAATTTCGAGAATGATTTTGCCGCATATATAGATTATCTCTGCGATTCAATTGAAATCTTATGCCGATATTATGGCAGAGTCGGCGGTTTCTGGTTCGATGGGAACTGGAGTAAACCTGAAAGCGACTGGCAGGAGAGCAGGCTTTACGGCATTATCAGAAAATATCAGCCTGATGCGATTATAATCAATAACACCGGTCTGCACGCAAGAGGCGAAGTTGGGCACGATGAAATTGATTGCGTAACATTCGAACAGGGTCGCCCTGAATTGATGAATCGCAGGGGAATGAAAAAATATCTCGCAGCAGAGATGTGTCAATCGATAAATTCGCATTGGGGAATAGGAAAAAACGATTTCAATTATCTTTCTCCGAAGGAAATTATTGAAAACCTCTGTGCCTGCCGTAAAGTTGGTGCCAATTATCTTTTAAACATTGGCCCGACAGCAAGCGGCAAAATCCCAGATTACGAAGCTTCTGTGCTTTGTCGTGTAGGGCAGTGGGTACAAATGTATGCCG contains:
- a CDS encoding alginate lyase family protein, encoding MNKTIIILFSILLCLDGPVFAGSSGTGIEWVCGKYPERVVNLFKNLDLTKDGIEQVAAAVKKNDLPAACNALIEYYKKCDSGGWLRKQLPKTDAGTIQQAQEIIDDTITSQTVRAKVPRLNNGGLDWTYNGPDNDKEWAWFLNRHYHLETLLDAYLQTGNAVYARCIDEHIRDWAASSPYPGVKSNTPQWRGLEVYWRLRHWSRIFYALQDSNEFTPAARILMLSSIPEHAHYLRNFHAAGGNWITMEMSGLAIATVCWPEFKNSPDWLDYGIAKMSSQISTQVYPDGVQKELTGHYHLASLQDGFQLFADLVSHSKKTVPAEYNQRLEQMWNYVACSMRPDGYGLLNNDSDRDFNRDIVLKYAEILNRPDWQWIASNGKLGKVPAGQPSIVFPWAGQLIMRNSYAADAQWAFFDFGQLGTGGHFHDDKLHLSVAAFGRDILVDSGRYAYRLSPARNYVVSTAAHNTILIDSRGQKHCERETRVVKDNVLISKDYDYARGIFDSGYVNIEGQVSHTRAVVYLRNNCWIVVDRIDTDRPRNIQALWHWHPECTVKIEDDSSTVSVDTDKGNLRIVPISKLNWKTDLVKGRGEPNMQGWYSREYNQFVPSIVSIYSAGIEKTSVFAWLLVPAMGKVPMAEGKIISVEDDSVVLEIASDDKVPMELKIPLAGLLTVEIKS
- a CDS encoding sulfatase; amino-acid sequence: MLNRRDFLHAGTLCAASFVIGCRQPQFLKSSNKNPPNILFIMADDHAIGAMSCYGSRINTTPNIDRLANEGMRFQNCFCTNSICAPSRAVILTGKYSHINGKIDNMAPFDGTQQTCPKLLRKAGYETAMIGKWHLESDPTGFDHWEILPGQGFYYNPVFRQMDGSRKRYQGYCTDLIADFSIDWLEQRRDKSKPFLLISQHKAPHRCWSPPARYFDKYKEGTIPEPATLFDDHSGRSKASSQSEMSIRKHFSWSHDMKFKGENLFPEYFTSDLQHTEYNRMTLKEKKQWDDWYEPRNQEFIAQMKAGKLSEKDIVRWKYQRYMHDYLGSIAAVDDSVGRMLDYLDKNGLADNTIVVYTSDQGFFLGDHGWFDKRFMYEESLRMPLLMRWPKKIKAAAVSQEIVLNLDFASTFLNAAHTAIPQDIQGQSIVPILEGHHPSDWRNAMYYHFYDFPAIHQVKRHYGIRTERYKLIHFYYDVDVWELYDLQTDPDELKNLYDDPEYGDIVKRLKNQLEQLRTHYGDSDELNQKFLPKT
- a CDS encoding CehA/McbA family metallohydrolase, producing the protein MYNYLNFAVRRLFCFTGLCLISFTLYANAQDIINPFEQAGDWHKAALHVHTSTSVGDVNVAIRIAQYRAKGFDVVFVTDKTKTNDLSGFNNKKFLAINGLELTTTASPCHFLCLNTPRSLKLADNIPGQQLINEVKRSGGEVIIAHPYWNNITLQRLLELQDYIGIEVYNAVCDKSNARGYGNVHWDQLLNQKRYLPAIAVDDTHKDGSILALGWIMIKTKELTAESVMNSLRSGCYYASCGPTIEDFKIENGFVNIKCSPAVQINFFASAHLGRVIRPKDGNSLTEAQWKFSPNCGFVRAEVIDAQGNHAWTNPIVIKATDNQAGIQKKNKTVKNRKRGNNAQQNK
- a CDS encoding phosphodiester glycosidase family protein: MLSKTSKLILFYICILNTSAHCVTIGSWVPLFKGVDRATGSSDGVPRPEIVNAIRIDLYDPNIRFIATPSNGAASRETNTQTGLQFMISSQAQIGLNTSFFNPVGESTADLDGFAMSEGQIVSQLENLASRLGVSPGTLMITPANVAHFQVTLPTTNLTGCWTAVESWPYFLKNNTNSGDAACAAEPRTAIGITQNNRYLIIITIDGRQTGISEGGTLWEAAQWLKRFGAWNGLSLDGGGSTHLWISQYGGSTYALNSPSENRAVGNHLGVYAAPLNPIIYSQSYVYASFEDNNESTFNQSLTLSGTTVGVDAVSSATAVNTQNYQGSWSQQLSIIDNPAQSGGWFVRHLSGVGERSNNTVRPANGFVGFWAKTTTTGCEITIALDDTYNITADRGVFKSMVSDGNWHLYEWNLENAGDWQAWASGNGVINSRDFTIDSIQIRNNADTDAVIYIDEIAHSSRISLAYLFAAKGDFEPDGDVDFSDFAFLAQRWLSTSQDAGFERYYDISEPDDDLINMRDILVFAENWLSGTE
- a CDS encoding sugar-binding domain-containing protein is translated as MSLPRCEYPRPQWVRDKWFCLNGKWEFEIDNDDDGIERGLVNRQLKKNIIVPFCPESELSGIGFTGFMKAVWYRKEIEIPSNCVGKKILLHFQAVDYDATVWVNGIEAARHRGGWSGFTIDLSLFVKPGDKTVITVRARDDMKQAMPRGKQSMELENHDCVYTRTTGIWQTVWIEAVGERYLKRPKITPFELNSFSIEQSIEGDPKGLSVKVTIKDANGKIADHVCKFNCLNSAVFTIAIPQHKIRLWSPENPFLYDLDVELIDQQGKIIDSAKSYAGLRNITIEGKAVKINGKSIFQRLVLDQGYYPDGIMTAPTEEALIRDIELSLKAGFNGARLHQKVFEERFLHHCDRLGYLVWGEFGDWGLTHGVIDEGYNQPGAAIVSQWMDVLERDYSHPSIIGWCPLNELLQVIEDKYTFLNDVTRALFQVTKGYDKTRPVIDVSGFSHRVFETDIYDSHLYVQNPDLFSEMMSPLAQNRPFINTEFGCNIDSDMTGRAVSVPYRGQPYFVSEFGGIWWNEEEALKSQIDTGNRNESWGYGGRPKTIDEFYKRFEGLCTVLLKNKDMFGYCYTQLTDVFQEQNGIYNFDRSPKFDIAKIRAVQRQKAAIEAFASR
- the rhaM gene encoding L-rhamnose mutarotase, whose protein sequence is MQNKALKMQLKKGFEEEYRKRHDEIWPELKKEITAAGISDYSIFLDEEILTLFAVQKLAENNTADKLPQTEILKKWWKYMADIMETNPDNSPVCKPLKKVFHMD
- a CDS encoding alpha-L-fucosidase; its protein translation is MTMPQPFTRIAIFEKLGYGMFIHWGLYSQLGRGEWVRFIENIPAEEYIRLKDSFTANEFDANAIAKLAKKAGMKYACLTVRHHDGFSLYNTRGLSDFDAMHSPAARDIAAEFANACRNEGIAPFFYHATYDWHQKNFENDFAAYIDYLCDSIEILCRYYGRVGGFWFDGNWSKPESDWQESRLYGIIRKYQPDAIIINNTGLHARGEVGHDEIDCVTFEQGRPELMNRRGMKKYLAAEMCQSINSHWGIGKNDFNYLSPKEIIENLCACRKVGANYLLNIGPTASGKIPDYEASVLCRVGQWVQMYADVIYNGKPYMIAENGVDFALEVNDKIYLFIHDLGVGGHINVTTVIQKTYPKIFTGINMPVNKVVWFDNGQELDFVHDKNGSLSFNAAGYPYGTNLVVRVAQVS